In Streptomyces alboniger, the following are encoded in one genomic region:
- a CDS encoding response regulator, with translation MIRVLVVEDDPVAADAHVLYVNRVPGFEAIGRPAHSAAEARRTLDRTPVDLVLLDLHLPDGHGLQLARSLRAAGHPADVIAVTSARDLAVVREGVSLGVVQYVLKPFTFATLRDRLTRYAEFRTAAAEGEATGQDEVDRALAALRAPGPASLPKGLSGPTLERVTRTLRAAPEGLTATAAAEAAGLSRITARRYLEHLVDTARAARSPQYGHVGRPELVYRWLTAAE, from the coding sequence ATGATCCGCGTACTCGTAGTCGAGGACGACCCCGTCGCGGCGGACGCCCACGTCCTCTACGTGAACCGCGTCCCCGGCTTCGAAGCCATCGGCAGGCCCGCCCACTCCGCCGCCGAGGCCCGCCGCACCCTGGACCGCACCCCGGTCGACCTGGTCCTCCTGGACCTGCACCTGCCCGACGGCCACGGTCTCCAGCTGGCCCGCTCCCTGCGCGCCGCGGGGCACCCCGCCGACGTGATCGCGGTGACGTCGGCCCGCGACCTGGCGGTGGTCCGCGAGGGAGTCTCCCTAGGGGTCGTCCAGTACGTCCTGAAGCCGTTCACCTTCGCCACCCTCCGCGACCGCCTGACCCGCTACGCGGAGTTCCGCACGGCCGCCGCCGAGGGTGAGGCCACCGGCCAGGACGAGGTGGACCGCGCGCTCGCCGCGCTGCGCGCGCCCGGCCCCGCCTCGCTCCCCAAGGGCCTCAGCGGCCCCACCCTCGAACGCGTCACCCGCACCCTGCGCGCCGCCCCCGAGGGCCTGACCGCCACCGCGGCCGCCGAGGCGGCGGGCCTGTCCCGCATCACCGCGCGCCGCTACCTGGAACACCTGGTGGACACGGCGCGCGCGGCCCGCAGCCCCCAGTACGGCCATGTCGGCCGCCCGGAGCTGGTCTACCGGTGGCTCACGGCAGCCGAGTGA
- a CDS encoding sensor histidine kinase, translating to MPRTRPPRRRRLPRSLAGQLFAMQIVLVTAVVAGCALFTYLSDKHQAEDGARHQATAAARAVADSPSVREAIRGDDDPSKRLQPYATRVQRHTGVDFVTIMDPRGIRWTHPDERRIGERFLGHTEEALRGRTFAETYTGTLGPSVRVVTPIRAGEAGDGRIIGLVSAGITIEEITAKARGQLLALLGVAAGALVLGGIGTYVINARLRRSTHGMNAAELSRMHDYHEAALHAVREGLLMLDGQRRIALINDAGRELLGVRGDTVGRNVAELGLPAPLTGALLASEPRVDELHLTADRVVVVNTSPVTGGERRGTVVTLRDHTELQALTGELDSERGFTRALRSQAHEAANRLHTVVSLIELGRADEAVDFATAELELAQALTDQVVAAVSEPVLAALLLGKAAQANERGVELVVSADSSIDDGMLPASLSSRDLVTVLGNLIDNAVDAAQGSPAARVTVTARADGTGLLLRVSDTGPGVDPALRDTVFERGWSTKAATGRGLGLALVHQTVTRNGGVLTLREAEEGGAQFEVTLTVPDHVSAAAAGAASAVPTAPGADAVGVGPGTQAPPKGDRTDTSDGTG from the coding sequence ATGCCCCGCACTCGCCCACCCCGTCGGCGCCGCCTGCCGCGCAGCCTGGCGGGCCAGCTCTTCGCGATGCAGATCGTGCTGGTCACGGCCGTGGTCGCCGGGTGCGCGCTCTTCACCTATCTGAGCGACAAGCACCAGGCGGAGGACGGCGCGCGCCATCAGGCGACCGCGGCGGCCCGGGCGGTCGCGGACTCCCCTTCGGTACGAGAGGCCATACGCGGCGACGACGACCCCTCGAAGCGTCTCCAGCCGTACGCGACCCGGGTGCAGCGGCACACCGGCGTCGACTTCGTGACGATCATGGACCCGCGCGGCATCCGCTGGACGCACCCCGACGAGCGGCGCATCGGCGAACGCTTCCTCGGCCACACGGAAGAGGCGCTGCGCGGCAGGACCTTCGCGGAGACCTACACGGGCACGCTCGGCCCTTCCGTACGCGTCGTCACACCGATCCGGGCGGGCGAGGCGGGCGACGGCCGGATCATCGGCCTGGTCAGCGCGGGCATCACCATCGAGGAGATCACCGCCAAGGCGCGCGGCCAGCTCCTCGCCCTGCTCGGCGTCGCCGCGGGGGCCCTCGTCCTCGGCGGCATCGGTACGTACGTCATCAACGCCCGCCTGCGCCGCAGCACCCACGGTATGAACGCCGCCGAGCTGAGCCGCATGCACGACTACCACGAGGCGGCGCTGCACGCGGTGCGCGAGGGACTGCTGATGCTCGACGGACAGCGCAGGATCGCGCTCATCAACGACGCGGGGCGGGAACTCCTCGGCGTCCGCGGCGACACCGTGGGGCGCAACGTCGCCGAGCTGGGACTGCCCGCGCCGCTCACCGGGGCGCTCCTGGCGTCCGAGCCGCGGGTGGACGAGCTGCATCTGACCGCCGACCGCGTGGTCGTCGTCAACACCTCGCCGGTCACGGGCGGCGAACGCAGGGGCACGGTCGTCACCTTGCGCGACCACACCGAACTCCAGGCGCTGACCGGCGAGCTGGACTCCGAGCGCGGCTTCACGCGTGCGCTGCGCTCGCAGGCGCACGAGGCCGCGAACCGCCTCCACACGGTCGTCTCCCTCATCGAACTCGGCCGCGCCGACGAGGCCGTCGACTTCGCGACCGCCGAGCTGGAGCTGGCGCAGGCGCTGACCGACCAGGTGGTGGCCGCCGTCAGCGAGCCGGTCCTCGCGGCCCTGCTCCTCGGCAAGGCGGCACAGGCCAACGAACGCGGCGTGGAGCTGGTCGTCTCGGCCGACAGCAGCATCGACGACGGCATGCTCCCGGCGTCCCTCTCCTCCCGCGACCTGGTGACGGTCCTCGGCAACCTCATCGACAACGCGGTCGACGCGGCGCAGGGCTCACCGGCAGCGCGGGTCACGGTGACGGCCCGCGCGGACGGGACGGGCCTCCTGCTGCGCGTCTCGGACACGGGCCCGGGCGTCGACCCGGCGCTGCGGGACACGGTCTTCGAGCGCGGCTGGTCCACCAAGGCGGCGACGGGCCGGGGCCTCGGCCTGGCGCTGGTCCACCAGACGGTGACGCGGAACGGCGGCGTGCTGACGCTGCGGGAGGCGGAGGAGGGCGGCGCCCAGTTCGAGGTAACCCTCACGGTCCCCGACCACGTTTCCGCTGCCGCTGCCGGGGCCGCTTCCGCTGTGCCCACGGCGCCGGGTGCCGATGCAGTGGGCGTCGGCCCAGGCACCCAGGCCCCTCCAAAAGGTGACCGCACCGACACAAGCGACGGCACCGGATGA
- a CDS encoding cation:dicarboxylate symporter family transporter — MAPAAKRDRTHYLYIAVIGAVLLGIAVGFIWPDFAKELKPVGAGFVNLIKMMISPIIFCTIVLGVGSVRKAAKVGKVGGLALAYFVAMSVVALAIGLLVGNILHPGSGIDLADSDKGAGHEAADEANKGLVDFALGIIPKTLVSAFTAGEVLQTLLVALLVGFALQAMGRSGEPVLRGVEHIQKLVFRVLGMIMWAAPVGAFGAMAAVIGETGADALKALATIMIGFYVTCALFIVLVLGTLARMVAGVNLFKLLKYLGREFLLILSTSSSESALPRLIAKMEHLGVSRPVVGITVPTGYSFNLDGTMIYLTMASLFIADAMDQPLGIGEQISLLLFMMIASKGAAGVSGSGIAVLASGLQSHKPALVDGVGLIIGVDRFMSEARALTNFAGNAVATLLIGTWTKEVDKERVAAVLAGQLPFDERTLVDDGHGAEVPDAAASVPERRSEGGKEPAKV; from the coding sequence ATGGCACCCGCAGCCAAGCGGGACCGCACGCACTACCTGTACATCGCCGTCATCGGCGCCGTGCTGCTCGGCATCGCCGTCGGCTTCATCTGGCCGGACTTCGCCAAGGAGCTGAAGCCGGTCGGCGCCGGCTTCGTGAACCTGATCAAGATGATGATCTCGCCGATCATCTTCTGCACGATCGTGCTCGGCGTCGGCTCGGTGCGCAAGGCCGCCAAGGTCGGCAAGGTGGGCGGGCTCGCGCTCGCCTACTTCGTCGCGATGTCGGTCGTCGCGCTCGCCATCGGCCTGCTCGTCGGCAACATCCTGCACCCGGGTTCGGGCATCGACCTCGCCGACTCCGACAAGGGCGCGGGCCACGAGGCGGCCGACGAGGCCAACAAGGGCCTCGTCGACTTCGCGCTCGGCATCATCCCCAAGACGCTGGTCTCCGCCTTCACCGCGGGCGAGGTGCTCCAGACGCTGCTCGTCGCGCTGCTCGTGGGCTTCGCGCTCCAGGCGATGGGGCGCTCCGGTGAGCCGGTGCTGCGCGGCGTCGAGCACATCCAGAAGCTCGTCTTCCGCGTGCTCGGCATGATCATGTGGGCCGCTCCGGTGGGCGCGTTCGGCGCGATGGCGGCCGTGATCGGCGAGACCGGCGCCGACGCGCTCAAGGCGCTCGCCACGATCATGATCGGGTTCTACGTCACCTGTGCCCTGTTCATCGTGCTCGTACTCGGCACGCTGGCGCGGATGGTGGCCGGAGTGAACCTCTTCAAGCTCCTGAAGTACCTGGGCCGCGAGTTCCTGCTGATCCTCTCCACGTCGTCCTCGGAGTCCGCGCTGCCGCGGCTCATCGCGAAGATGGAGCACCTCGGGGTCAGCCGCCCGGTCGTCGGCATCACGGTCCCGACCGGCTACTCCTTCAACCTCGACGGCACCATGATCTACCTGACCATGGCCTCGCTCTTCATCGCCGACGCCATGGACCAGCCGCTCGGCATCGGCGAGCAGATCTCGCTGCTGCTCTTCATGATGATCGCGTCCAAGGGCGCGGCGGGCGTCTCCGGTTCGGGCATCGCGGTCCTCGCGAGCGGCCTCCAGTCCCACAAGCCGGCCCTGGTCGACGGCGTCGGCCTGATCATCGGCGTGGACCGCTTCATGAGCGAGGCCCGCGCCCTCACCAACTTCGCGGGCAACGCGGTGGCCACGCTGCTGATCGGCACCTGGACCAAGGAGGTCGACAAGGAGCGGGTCGCCGCGGTCCTCGCCGGGCAACTGCCGTTCGACGAACGTACGTTGGTCGACGACGGACACGGCGCCGAGGTGCCGGACGCCGCGGCTTCCGTGCCGGAGCGGCGCAGCGAGGGCGGCAAGGAGCCGGCGAAGGTGTAG
- a CDS encoding TetR/AcrR family transcriptional regulator, with protein sequence MEPMSRADANRRRILEVALTELLRDPDASMDQIARAAGVVRRTVYGHFPSREALVGALLDGAVEAVAAAHASGRAQSDDPAESLAHSMLAVWAIADGYRLLVGLAQRSVAMEGIRQRLAPVREECVDVLRVGLADGSFASPLPPAALAYVHEQQLFGLMEAVNDGLIAPGDAGRAAASTALLSAGVPVDRTRRIIAALP encoded by the coding sequence ATGGAGCCCATGAGCCGAGCCGACGCCAACCGCCGCCGCATCCTGGAGGTCGCTCTCACCGAACTCCTTCGCGATCCGGACGCGTCCATGGACCAGATCGCGCGTGCCGCGGGCGTCGTGCGCAGGACGGTGTACGGCCACTTCCCCAGTCGGGAGGCGCTGGTCGGCGCGCTCCTCGACGGCGCCGTCGAGGCGGTCGCCGCCGCCCACGCCTCGGGGCGGGCCCAGTCGGACGACCCCGCCGAATCCCTCGCCCACTCCATGCTCGCCGTGTGGGCGATCGCCGACGGCTACCGCCTCCTGGTCGGCCTCGCACAGCGCAGCGTCGCGATGGAAGGCATCCGACAGCGCCTGGCCCCGGTCCGCGAGGAATGCGTGGACGTGCTGCGGGTCGGCCTGGCGGACGGCTCGTTCGCCTCACCGCTGCCGCCCGCCGCGCTCGCGTACGTCCATGAGCAGCAGCTCTTCGGCCTGATGGAGGCGGTGAACGACGGCCTTATCGCCCCGGGCGACGCGGGCAGGGCCGCGGCGTCGACGGCCCTGCTCTCGGCGGGCGTTCCCGTGGACCGGACCCGCCGGATCATCGCGGCCTTGCCGTAG
- a CDS encoding MFS transporter, whose amino-acid sequence MALVMKQPVEEMKGPYARRWWALGVLCLSLLIIVMANTALTVAAPDMTKDLGLSSSDLQWVIDGYTVPYAALMLLLGAIGDKYSRRGALVLGLLVFGAGSVAGSLVDSSAGVIASRAVMGFGAAMIMPATLSLLAATFPKGERAKAIVLWTATAGLAIAAGPLVAGALLEDHGWSSTFLINVPVAALAIVGAFVLIPPSKAGHHDRIDYVGGLLSVVWTGALVYMIIQGPHFGWDAKAVSAAVVAGVGLVAFVAWELRYPHPILNVRRFLDRRFAGSNLAVALFFLAVFGAFYYLTQHLQFVLGYNPLETGVRMLPLAGAVFVGSALTGFLTPRIGMKITVTAGMVAGTVALALLTTVDASSSYGDFVAPLIVLGLAIGLALSPCTDAIMGAFPESELGVGGAVNDTSLELGGSLGIAILGSVLASSYSSKLADAASASGTKLPDGTLDTAQDSVGAGYAVAQGIGDKAHAAAEKAAHAGSQQEAAQLKAQAEQLAQGAGKMADAVGSAFSDAVAHTSLVGAVILGVGTVLVAVLLPRKGGPADASAGASAAPESSKRESAAAGAGADAQR is encoded by the coding sequence GTGGCTCTAGTCATGAAGCAGCCGGTCGAGGAGATGAAGGGGCCGTACGCGCGCCGCTGGTGGGCGCTGGGGGTGCTCTGCCTGAGCCTGCTGATCATCGTCATGGCGAACACGGCGCTGACCGTCGCCGCCCCCGACATGACCAAGGACCTCGGCCTCTCCAGCTCCGACCTCCAGTGGGTCATCGACGGCTACACCGTCCCGTACGCGGCACTGATGCTGCTGCTCGGCGCGATCGGTGACAAGTACAGCCGGCGCGGCGCGCTCGTCCTCGGCCTCCTCGTCTTCGGTGCGGGCTCCGTCGCGGGCTCGCTGGTCGACAGCTCCGCGGGCGTCATCGCGTCCCGCGCCGTGATGGGCTTCGGCGCGGCCATGATCATGCCGGCCACGCTGTCGCTGCTCGCGGCGACGTTCCCGAAGGGGGAGCGGGCCAAGGCCATCGTGCTGTGGACCGCCACCGCGGGCCTCGCGATCGCCGCGGGGCCGCTGGTCGCGGGCGCGCTCCTGGAGGACCACGGCTGGTCCTCGACCTTCCTCATCAACGTGCCGGTGGCCGCGCTCGCCATCGTCGGCGCCTTCGTGCTCATCCCGCCGTCCAAGGCAGGGCACCACGACCGCATCGACTACGTCGGCGGGCTGCTCTCCGTCGTCTGGACCGGCGCGCTGGTCTACATGATCATCCAGGGTCCGCACTTCGGCTGGGACGCCAAGGCGGTCTCCGCGGCCGTCGTCGCGGGCGTGGGCCTGGTGGCCTTCGTCGCCTGGGAGCTGCGGTACCCGCACCCGATCCTGAACGTCCGCCGCTTCCTCGACCGCCGCTTCGCCGGCTCGAACCTCGCGGTGGCGCTGTTCTTCCTCGCGGTCTTCGGCGCGTTCTACTACCTCACGCAGCACCTCCAGTTCGTGCTCGGCTACAACCCGCTGGAGACGGGCGTGCGCATGCTGCCGCTCGCGGGTGCGGTCTTCGTCGGCTCGGCGCTCACGGGCTTCCTGACCCCGCGCATCGGCATGAAGATCACCGTGACGGCGGGCATGGTCGCGGGCACGGTGGCGCTCGCGCTGCTCACGACGGTCGACGCCTCGTCCTCGTACGGGGACTTCGTGGCCCCGCTGATCGTCCTCGGCCTGGCCATCGGCCTCGCGCTGTCCCCCTGCACCGACGCGATCATGGGCGCGTTCCCGGAGTCCGAGCTGGGCGTCGGCGGCGCGGTCAACGACACCTCGCTGGAGCTGGGCGGCTCGCTCGGTATCGCCATCCTCGGCTCGGTGCTCGCCAGCTCGTACTCCTCCAAGCTCGCGGACGCGGCCTCGGCCTCCGGGACGAAGCTGCCGGACGGCACGCTGGACACCGCCCAGGACTCGGTCGGCGCGGGCTACGCGGTCGCCCAGGGCATCGGCGACAAGGCGCACGCGGCGGCGGAGAAGGCGGCCCACGCGGGCTCGCAGCAGGAGGCCGCGCAGCTGAAGGCGCAGGCGGAGCAGCTCGCCCAGGGCGCGGGCAAGATGGCGGACGCGGTCGGCTCCGCGTTCTCGGACGCGGTGGCGCACACGAGCCTGGTCGGCGCGGTGATCCTCGGGGTGGGGACGGTGCTGGTGGCGGTGCTGCTGCCGCGCAAGGGCGGTCCCGCGGACGCCTCCGCGGGCGCCTCGGCCGCTCCGGAGTCCTCCAAGCGTGAGTCGGCCGCGGCCGGCGCCGGGGCCGACGCTCAGCGCTAA
- a CDS encoding dihydrofolate reductase family protein, with amino-acid sequence MRKLVYFIAATLDGYIAGPDGSDPTGPDGFWPVAQDYVQHLAQTYPETLPDPARKALGITAEGTHFDTILEGRRTYMIGVDAGIPDCYPHLRHLVFTRTLTESPAPGVELVATDPVAKVRELKREEGKDIWLCGGGELAGALRGEIDRLVVKLAPLTVGSGTPLFSHKTAFEPTLYERTDAVLLDSGTIFLTYDRTAGEES; translated from the coding sequence ATGCGAAAGCTCGTCTACTTCATCGCCGCCACCCTCGACGGATACATCGCCGGCCCCGACGGCTCCGACCCCACCGGCCCCGACGGCTTCTGGCCCGTCGCTCAGGACTACGTCCAGCACCTCGCCCAGACGTACCCCGAGACCCTGCCCGACCCGGCCAGGAAGGCCCTCGGCATCACCGCCGAGGGCACCCACTTCGACACGATCCTCGAAGGCCGCAGGACCTACATGATCGGCGTGGACGCCGGGATCCCCGACTGCTACCCGCACCTGAGACACCTGGTCTTCACCCGCACCCTCACCGAGAGCCCCGCCCCGGGCGTCGAGCTGGTCGCCACCGACCCCGTGGCCAAGGTGCGCGAACTGAAGCGCGAGGAGGGCAAGGACATCTGGCTGTGCGGCGGCGGTGAGCTGGCCGGGGCCCTGCGCGGCGAGATCGACCGGCTGGTCGTCAAGCTGGCCCCCCTGACGGTCGGTTCGGGCACACCGCTGTTCTCGCACAAGACCGCCTTCGAGCCCACGCTGTACGAGCGGACGGACGCCGTGCTCCTCGACAGCGGCACGATCTTCCTCACGTACGACAGGACGGCGGGCGAGGAGAGCTAG
- a CDS encoding alpha/beta fold hydrolase: MTAFVLVSGGHTGGWIWRDVTARLRSAGAEVHAVTLTGLGDRRHLAGPGTDLETHIEDVAQAIDHVDAPEVVLVGYCYGIYPSVGAADRRLDRISRLVHLDSPMPQDGYSMLDQIREQMPHGEARERMLGMRERAEDGWLIPAPTPEEWRAHGNLAGVSPEALARLARLASPMPIGPCEQQLAVSDAVTALPATGVFCTTGGTMDIATLEGLVASGLPLVQHLADPRASFFELATGHWPMLSTPGELADVLLRAAAGEGHRLAPTTAAHHGGQ; the protein is encoded by the coding sequence ATGACGGCGTTCGTGCTGGTCTCGGGTGGTCACACGGGAGGCTGGATCTGGCGGGACGTGACGGCGCGGCTGCGCTCGGCGGGGGCCGAGGTGCACGCGGTGACGCTCACCGGCCTGGGGGACCGCAGGCATCTGGCGGGCCCGGGGACGGATCTGGAGACCCACATCGAGGACGTGGCCCAGGCGATCGACCACGTCGACGCGCCCGAGGTGGTGCTCGTCGGGTACTGCTACGGGATCTACCCGTCCGTGGGCGCCGCCGACCGGCGGCTCGACCGGATCTCCCGGCTCGTCCACCTGGACTCGCCGATGCCGCAGGACGGTTACTCCATGCTCGACCAGATCCGTGAGCAGATGCCGCACGGGGAGGCGCGCGAGCGGATGCTCGGCATGCGGGAGCGGGCCGAGGACGGCTGGCTGATCCCGGCGCCGACGCCGGAGGAGTGGCGGGCGCACGGGAATCTCGCGGGTGTCTCCCCCGAGGCGCTGGCCCGGCTCGCGCGCCTGGCCTCGCCGATGCCGATCGGCCCCTGCGAGCAGCAGCTCGCCGTGTCGGACGCGGTCACCGCCCTCCCGGCGACCGGTGTCTTCTGCACCACGGGCGGGACGATGGACATCGCCACGCTCGAAGGCCTCGTGGCGTCGGGTCTGCCGCTCGTCCAGCACCTCGCCGACCCCCGCGCGTCCTTCTTCGAACTGGCCACCGGGCACTGGCCGATGCTCTCCACGCCCGGCGAGCTGGCCGACGTACTGCTGCGGGCGGCGGCGGGCGAGGGACACCGACTGGCCCCCACGACCGCCGCCCACCACGGGGGCCAGTAG
- a CDS encoding MerR family transcriptional regulator has translation MTADGRRESPGPVSADAWSIGQLAERAGVTVKTVRFYSDRGLLPEAARSTGGHRRYGPDALDRLHLIRSLRGLDLPVPDVGRVLDEEDALEDVVEAQLREVGTRLTALRWRAAALRLLRDSPARERAERLRLIGGLSTPPNTAALARFWRLWLPARLPARVVSVVVEQAVPQLPDDPAPEQVLAFARLHAFVSGSCFDSRPRASADDCRPEVHLPGKGYRPAVLYEALPEAFALASAPLRAGRAPHGGEALDCFVAAHAAARNTRDTDGFRRELGRMLAAEPRIDRYWQLTAEVISPPQAPPEPTPGTADNWLRAALLTSADSNGHGC, from the coding sequence GTGACAGCAGACGGCCGGCGGGAGAGTCCGGGGCCCGTATCCGCCGACGCCTGGAGCATCGGACAGCTCGCCGAGCGGGCCGGCGTCACCGTCAAGACCGTCCGGTTCTACTCCGACCGCGGACTGCTGCCCGAAGCCGCCCGCAGCACCGGCGGCCACCGCCGCTACGGCCCCGATGCCCTCGACCGGCTGCACCTCATCCGCTCTCTGCGCGGACTCGACCTGCCCGTCCCCGATGTGGGCCGCGTCCTCGACGAGGAGGACGCGCTGGAGGACGTCGTCGAGGCCCAACTGCGTGAGGTCGGCACGCGGTTGACCGCTCTGCGCTGGCGCGCGGCCGCCCTGCGCCTCCTGCGCGACAGCCCCGCGCGGGAGCGGGCCGAGCGACTGCGTCTGATCGGCGGGCTGAGCACCCCTCCGAACACGGCCGCGCTCGCCCGGTTCTGGCGGCTCTGGCTGCCCGCGCGGCTGCCCGCCCGGGTGGTCTCCGTCGTCGTCGAACAGGCGGTCCCGCAGCTGCCCGACGATCCCGCCCCGGAGCAGGTGCTCGCCTTCGCCCGGCTGCACGCGTTCGTCTCCGGGTCCTGCTTCGACTCGCGCCCGCGCGCCTCCGCCGACGACTGCCGGCCCGAGGTGCACCTGCCCGGCAAGGGCTACCGTCCCGCCGTGCTCTACGAGGCCCTCCCCGAGGCCTTCGCGCTCGCCTCGGCCCCCCTGCGGGCGGGCCGGGCGCCCCACGGGGGCGAGGCGCTCGACTGCTTCGTCGCCGCACACGCCGCGGCGCGCAACACCCGTGACACCGACGGCTTCCGCCGGGAACTCGGCCGCATGCTCGCCGCCGAGCCCCGCATCGACCGCTACTGGCAGCTCACCGCCGAGGTCATCAGCCCACCCCAGGCACCACCCGAACCGACACCGGGCACCGCGGACAACTGGCTCCGCG